CATATCACTAAATTCTTCAGAATATTGTTGTGCTATTTCAGTTACATTTTCTAATGTAGCAGTATCTACATCTCCAACTAGcttttttaataattgtttaacAGTTGCTAAAGCGTCAGTTTTCCTGCGCAAGACTTCATTTACAATCCTATAATTTGAAATAGTACAAATTACCatcaattttgaatattttatatttgatgcttatgtatatatatcactCACATTCTACCTTGATTTTCTGAAATGGTTTTACCTTCATTTACAGCAATATTGTAAAGATTTATTTCATTCATTCGCTTATTATGTTCTTTCAAACCTATCTCACAAAACTCTTCGCATATAgcagtaaaattttttttatattcttcatGTGCATTTTGTGTATCATCAGTTACTATAGATAAATCCTTTCCTTCTACACACAAAATGcacttaataaatttttatgtgGAAGTGCAtgaaaaagtaaataataattattgtatgtataaataaattgataaacCTTTGTCATCTTCAAACATTTGATGAAAGAGATAATCTCCATCAAGATGTTCTACATATGCAGCAGTGAGGATAGCtaatttcttttcatatttttgcTGGGCATCCAATTCTTCTTGTTCTTTCATTTCTGCTTCTTCTAAAGTATTTAAAGTCCtactaaattataaaatataaatattttaaaataaatatatatattgttttttatatatctattttatggatattttataattactaaTGTTTTTCTGTAGCATCTTTCCTTTGTTCATTAGTTATCATTTTGtattcataataaattaattgtggTAAGAATGCAAATACATAATGCAAATATCCATCTTCTTTAGTGCATGGATTTCCACTCATATTCAAACTAcgtaactttttaaattttctcaAATATAGTACCTAAATAAcaatacaaatgtaaaaatataaaatatttaatatccaCGTATATTTTGCACATTACATACATGTTTTGTATCTGTTATAATATTATTACCAATACTAAAAATCGTAAGATGACATAATTCATCTATGTTTTCTATCTCACgaatttcattattaaataaaagcAATATTTCTAGTTTTGTTAAATTGTTTAAATTCTCCATTATTTTAATGCGATTGAAAGAAAGATctaattcttttaaattaacgagCGCATTTAGGTTTTCTATTTTCTCAATTATATTATTGGATAATTTTAATGTCATTAGATTTGGCATTACCCATAGATAATCAAGTTTTAGAATATCTAGAAGAAAAAATACcaagtatacgtatgtataacaAGCTAAATGCaagtttaaaatttatgtataatacGTACTAAGAAATTCAAttcgaatttcttttatttcatctaATTTAATACCATCTTCGTAAAAAAGTTTACCAGCTTCTCCTTTTGGCCCTTGTTCAATTGCCAAATTTATTAACATATCTTGATTTATTACACGAGGTTGTACAAACTCTTGTAATATAGTAGGAACGTCTTCCTCAATCATCATTTTtagatatttcataaatatcctatacaaaattaaatgaacaattatcacagtacatatacatatgtatgtactgcTTTGCATcgaaaagatttaatttatatagCCTTTATTTGCGGTTGCCGCGCAAcaaagatttattaattttgtggCGAACTTCAGAACCATGTCGTGTCAATTTCATACCAAAGAAGTTTCCTGTTTTATCGACCCGAAGAAAtctattttatcaaaatttatcttttaaaaACAACATTTTGTTAAGTCAGATTATATCATTGTTATAttccttattatttattatttgatcACGCCGTACAAatgttttcaattattttttataaatagttaCAGACAAAAGTTTAAGAAATAAAAAGTGTCACTTAGAgagttagagagagagagagagagagagatttcaCTAAAGTTTGATTGTAAAATGTATAGTTCAATTTAAAACTTGAAAGTATTTAATGTATGTAAGttaagttttatttattaaattaagtaacatttatttaataaattaaatacaaacatttattaattaaaaattgtttgagTTATTTTAAATAAGTCGTAAGATCCCTATAATTTTGCTTTACGGCGCTCTCTAGTGTTTGATCACGTAATTATggagatttatataaatattgatcCAGAATGAAAACTGTCTAGGAATTACATATTCTATGTTCAAATTCCTAAGCTAATTATCATTGATAAGTGTAAAATTAAATTACGCTTTTTGTATCGTAACGTTACGTACAAAAAGTTAATAACgaattacaaaatatacaatCCGCCTTTTCTAATTTGTCCAGTTACTACTAAACTCTAGAGAAAAGTGTTAGATTAAACAGATAAAATTAGATAGAAATTTAGGTAGAcagataataaaatttcaatattcttattttcacaaaatatatagaataagtaaatatttcgttccTTCTTATTCGAgaagatatatttaaaaagttattaatacatttattttgaattAGAAATTTGAGGTATTcgtaaaataaatgtatttattttaaatgttaGATCCAATCAAAATGGCATTCTCAGAATGCTGTGCCTGATTGGTTAGAGTTTTATGTCACTTTGTATTTGACGTCTGACTTTATCGTCGTTGGGTCATATGATACTGTCACTCATTATAAGaagtttttaatttattatcaaGTATTGTTCCTGTCAAAATTTGTTACGTGCCTTACATAAGCACAAGTGAATCAAAgtaatattattgaatataGAAACAGTTTCATACAACCTGCAACAATGTCATTTTTTGGAGTAAATGTCAATCCATTTTCAACACCAGTAGGCCAGAAAATAggtaagttttattatttacctTTACGAAATCCATTAAGtccgttattttattattatgttaataatCAGTTAATAAGTTCTTTTTATATGGACAACTATTTGTACATCAATATTAATGAATGCTTAAATACTTATAGATTTTTtccatgtatatgtatatatcttcaACATTCACATCATGAATCATGACCTATCTAACATCTTTTATtccaattaataaattataacatctttatttgtatatttcagaGCAAGCTACAGATGGTAGTTTGCCAAGTGAAAATTGGTCACTTAATATGGAAATATGTGATATTATAAATGAAACAGAGGATGGGCCAAGAGATGCAATTAAAGCAATTAAGCGTAGACTAAATCAGGCTGCTGGAAAAAATTATACTATAGTCATGTATACTCTTACTGttagtatttatatatttgataataCTTACATTTCAGATAAGACATAGGCAATATTTAAAAGTTATTTTgtacaattaaataatatatatgtatgtaatataaaGCATTTACTTCTTAAcagaattaatttttcaaaataatttgcttctttttACAGTTATTTGAATTAGGTTTTAACCATACGTAGCAGCTATGATTAGTAGGTTAATGATAGCTGTTTTGTTAGAACTCATCTATTTCTTACTTCTAGTCTCCTTATTTTCAAATATCCATAAgcattaatttatatatgttaATGGATGAATGCCAAAAATAGGTATTGGAGACATGCGTAAAAAATTGTGGAAAACGTTTTCATTCGCTTGCCTGTTCACGAGAATTTGTACAAGAATTGGTTAAGTTAATTGGACCAAAAAATGAACCACCAACAGCAGTGCAAGAAAAGGTCTTGAGTTTAATTCAAACATGGGCAGATACGTTCCGCCATCAGCCACATACCCAAGGAGTTGTTCAAGTATATCaagaattgaaagtaaaagggaTTCAATTTCCAATGACAGACTTGGATGCCATGGCACCTATTATCACTCCAGAACGAGTAAGCTTTTTTTTGTGGTGATATATGAtcaaaaaattattgttttatatattttgtgattattataatttttttttattataatataattgtagAGTGTACCTGAGTCAGAACAAAATATCATGAATGTACCTACAGTTGAACAGCAATCAGTAACTTCTGTAACACCACAAGTCCAACAACTTCAAAACCAATCATCTGGACAAGTAGCTATATTGAATGAACAACAAATGGCTAAAATACAAAGTGAACTCGATGTTGTACAAGGAAACATGCGTGTCTTATCAGAAATGTTGGCATATTTTACAAGTTCAGATCAGAATAATAGTCAACAACCTGATCCTGCTGATCTTGAACTTTTAACtgtatgaatataattatttgtCTTATATATATGAATAGCAGTAAATACCTTATAGCAAATACCCATTAAAACAAATGCCTTTTCTATTCAACAATGTAATGCTGTAtatatgaaattgaaaaatatatttttatgtaaggtagacatatatatttaaattataatacttATCATTCGTAGGAACTTCATTCCACATGCAAAGCAATGCAAGAACGTGTTGTTGATTTAATTGGAAAGCTGGCGCATGATGAAATGACAGCAGAATTATTGCGTATTAATGAtgaattaaacaatttatttttgCGTTATTCTCGTTATACAAAAAACAAAGCTGTTGCTGCAAGTACTATTTTAGCACAAACAATTGGTCATCCTCCAAACATAGATTCTGCTTCATCAATTAATAAACAAGAAGCTGATTCTCTTATTGATTTATCTGATGAAACTGATACTTTAGAGAAAAAAATGACAGAAATAGGTAAgtattatatttgtaataattgaataatgtttgtgtgtgtgtggataattcttttatattaaattacaggCATAGCTGATAATATTGACCAAAATAGGATAGATcggaaggagaagaaagaaggTGATAGTGATGAATTTGATATGTTTGCACAATCACGGAATACATCTTACGAAACTGCAAAAAACAGGtttctaatattaaattaattgcaACTTTTAAATGTGTATACCTAATATATAACTATCCACTTATTTTTATTGTAGCGGTAGCAAATATGAGGATAATTTGGAGCAGGTGAGCGGAGGAAGTCTCAGTACAGCGATTCTCAATCGCAATAATCCTAAGTATCCCCAGCAGACTGCTTCTACAGCTGCTTCTACTACTGCTACTTCTGTGCGTAATCCCTGTTCCTATAATTATTGCTAAGCATTTAGTTAATATCATGAATAATATAGATACTGATTATTATTGAAAAGAGTAAGATTATTACaaaactttttataaatttaattacacaatattgcaaaattatatttttgtaagcAATTTAGTTACGATTTCATACAATGAGCTTAAAATTACTCTCATAAAGGTAAGAATATCATACTTACTACACATTGTAATATTAAAACGTTGTGATCATATTCTTATTCATTTAGTAGATTTATTTAGAAGTTGCTTCCTTTCACTGCTTTCTATAgcatgaaataattaattttctcttATGTTtccttttgctttatttttgcctatatatatgcatatgttCAGATTCTTATTGTTTCGTTTggtatgtttatttttatttttttgtttctttcttttaatattcAGCTGAACCGGGAATCTGAATTTAATGAGATGGCAGCCTGGTTAGATCATACGGTGAGTTATATATAACAATGAGattaaaaatttgtagtatAATCATTTAACACATCattaaaattttcttcaaaatgttcaattatatgtaaattgcatttaattatatttcgtaGTTATTAAAACAACTTCTTTTTCAGCCAGGAGCACATGGTGATCAAGAATCTCTAACATCTTCAGAGTTCGAACGTTTCTTAGCAGAACGAGCTGCTGCTGCTGAAGCTCTACCAACTCTACCTACAACTACTACTAGTACAGGAAATACTACAAATTCTGAAAACTCTAACATTCAGCGTCAAATTAATAAGGATCAAGATAAATCTTTATTTGCTctttaaatgtaattttcatatttacattttagaaaactgatgaaaattaaatttattctaaTTCGGTCATCAAATACactttttaataaatcaatgcttctaataataatattaatattagaaacATTGATAAAATAAGTTGAAgaaaacaatataaaaaaaagtaaaaagaaaatgctTTGTGCTTAAATGTACTTAAGAATAGAATTGATACTAAATGATCGTAAATTAGCATTTTATTACgttgtaaaaatttaataacaatGAATAACTTATTTTAAAATAACCGTTACGCgtaaatattatgtaatgcaAAAATAGGAGAAATACTAACTTATGttatttgtatataaaaaaaCACATTGTATGCAAAATAATATTCATATTACAATGTGTGGTCTCATGCCTTGGAACTATAtaagaattattaatttatgcagttgcatttttcaaatttgcggatttaaatagaaaaaaaattaatatttcattttgtgATCGATTTTGTTACGCTATagatcgaaatatttttatatcttagaTTTGTCGatcatttaatattttgtataaatatgatacgttcattattatagtaatTTTGATCTTTAtgaagtattattattatagagtaatataaatttatcgatagtattgttataattatgtaacgatatattacaaataactaatatattctaaaattatattataggaATATCATTGGTAATAAGGAACGTTATGTAAATCTTATgtttgtaatttaaaattatagtttTACTTTGAAGAAAGCAAACATATTGACAGTACTATGATAAGAACTAAGATTCTTTATGCAATTTTAAAGATGTGATAAATCATTATGAAACTATCTTTAAATGTTTGATTTTATAAGGCTGTATCCTTCTAccaatgaatattttattttaatatcaaatagtcaaatatttttactaaaaatatattacttttgACAAATAGTGCAGGTATAGCACTAAACATGTTAATTCTTTTATTCTAGAATAGATGaaatatttaagaatatttcaaatagaTGTTTAAAACaagatgaaagaaaaattaaatttgcttATTTGTGTGAATTGTATTTACTTCTACGTAAATACTTGTAATCTATGTAAgtaataacataaaaaattattcttctgttttatgtgattattgcaatttttattgaatattgtgaaagaaattaattttatatttttaataatttctttatattttaaaattatacatCATTTTTTCGTTTTGTAATAAACTTTTCTAATATTCCAACATACTgatgattatatttaaaaattctaatccttatataaaattaatataaaattacaacaTATCAAGATCTTCTATAATACAgttatataaattacaattttatatttatgttaatATTTAATCAAGATCACAATTACAGGTATTATTTATATCaacaatatttctatattttaaattattttgatatttgCAAATATATTATCGAATATAACATAAAAAGGACTGAGAAAATTGTGTCGTACTGTaagtttttttatttaaaattctatttttcaaataaatttttattttgttaatcaTAATTATATGATCGCATGacctattttataataaaataatattcatattaaatggttatcaaacaaattttctttatcaatatatacaatataacatattatatatgtatataaattatttctctCTATCGTTTCACTATATGAAAAGATACATATCCGCATTCAAATTTCTCATATTGGTCCATCGATGTGTAAGTACAGATACATATGTTCGTGAATATATATCATTGCGATACCACAAGCTAAGGTCACGTGGTTCACTCATCGTGTATTTCacgctgatcatttcaacccgTGTGGTTGGTCTAATCGGTACTAGTTGAACGCACAGTATACAATTTGATTGATTCTATACTAATATTTCAAGATTAATCTCGGATGATCTGGTATCGAAAATATAGTTCAAAGTTATTGTTGTGCTTTTCTCATAAGAAACATGTATACTGTATCAAAAGGACCTAGCAAGATAGCCGCTAAGACACGAAGAGGTACAGATACCAGAAGAATTTTTAACTGTATTTATAAACAGTTATAATATCAACTTCGTTGAACATTATCATCTTTCAGGGATTAGTCAGAACCTTGAGAGGCTGGAAACTTTGCGTGATTTAACGAGAAAAGCAGATCCTGATGATGACCACGAGGCCACCCGGTAAGTAATGCTTGAACCCATGTTAACCCTGgttcgtttctttcctttctctttttgtaACTTCAGCATTTCGACATTACGCAATTCATAATTGTCCGTTGATAGTAAGCACGTGCAATTCCTATGTTGTATTCCTAGAAACTCGTAAATTATAATTCATAAAGTATTACACAATCATATCATTTTCATATGCTTTTAGAAAAAAGTTATGTGATGTACTATGAGCAGTTTTTTCGTacattaatatgtataataaaaacaattattatttcacAGCCATGTGCCAAAACCAGTCTTTCACATGAATGGGAAATCTAAATTCAGTTCACAGAGGCATCAAATGCAAGAAGTTATTACACCTCAGCATGAAGAACTTATTAAATTTGTCTATGAATGTAGGTTAAACATTTCTGTTACTTGATTTTGAAAGttataacaaaatttttatttcacagtgtataaggaaatatatttatactgtATTTGTATTGCATAATATCATAACACTAcaattatcatttttatttatcaGCATGGAATCAAGTTAATACACGACAAAGAACTGAGTGTTCTGATGGTTCAGATTGTTCAGAACCTTCCAGTAAGTTTTTTAAATCTAATTGAAGCAGACtgtaaattttttacttttatttaccTTTCTAAgcattaaatatatatcttgTGATTTGTATATCTTTGTGTATATACAAATTCATAAGTAACTAATTGaaatttgattaaatatttataataaacaaaaatattttgtaaatttcagGTCCTAGTTCTATAGTGTATTACAATGATGGTGAACCAAATGATACCCTCCAAGGTAAGCTATAATTTCTCTCTTTTAAAAAAAGACTATATATAATTGAGatagattaaaataaatatactatTTCAGATTTTAAACCATTTGATTTGGAATCATGGTGGGGTAAacgattatttaataatatcacAAAGTCACTTTGAAAGACACAGAAATTTATAACAGTTATGGAAATACATCTTGAAGTAGTACAGAATGGCAAACAGTGCTAAAGATTAGCctgttttgtaatttaaaaGTAATTGAAGAATTAAGTGAATAACTGTGTAGAATTGAAtctaaaaattagaaattaacaTAATTTGTTGGATACCACAAAGTTGCAATTGACGAATTTAAACTGTTGTAGAATTCATACATAATTATTTGTTACAACGAATTTCTTGTATGAAATATCAACTTTTTATTATACATGCaactttaaaaattaatttgtttggaactttaaatacatatacatatgtaactaTAGAACagcattttttttaatattgtaaGGGATTATGATTGGTAACTTGCATGAGCTTAAATATGCATTATTATCAACACTATCCTTGAATTGTGATATAACAATACACATAAATTATACATTTCTGTTTGAAGCTGTTCCAAAATTTTGATTAATGTAAAATTGTACAGAAAATTTGTTCAAATTCAGAAGATATTGCAAAGTTATAAATTAACCGGTGAAAAATTAATGTGATACAAAGTACGATTGCTATTTCCGTTTGTAGATTTTTAAAGTAACGCAGGTAAAGATACAACTCATAAATACATACCAGATAGGGTTAGGCAAACACAGAAATCCCTGCGTGGTATGAATGCAGCGtgaaaataatgaatttttaagcATAGAATGATGTACATATTACATGCATTGTTTGTGTGAATGCATGACTACACTGCTGATATTGTTATGACAAATGTATctaaatacatttatataagCAAATTTTAGTATAACTTTGTAGACTGATAATGTTTAAGGTTGTTACATGATTATTAGACAAGATAAACCTTGTCACCAATGTATTTGCAACCTTTGCTTTCAAAGTTCTTATTTCATATTGATCTGACTTAATCTTatctaattattaaatttttactttaagtattaaaaaaaatgattatcaaaaatttttatatgaGTTGATACTTTTGAAAAGCAGAGTTTGCAAAAGTAGTCAAAATGTAGTGCAACATTCGGCCATTTAAGGCTGAATCAAGCagttataaataaatacatctTTATATACACGATATTTTTCTTAATCTTTTTACATTAACTTTGATACATTAAATTTCATAGTATTAATTtgatttatacatatttttaacagcaaataaattttaatattaaatataaaactgtCAATTCATATGAATTTCTCAAGATTGATTATGTATAGGTTTCTAAATTATATATGTCTGtattcaaatttataaaaactaattgaATTATTGTTTCATAATAAAATGAATAACAACATTATGTTttgagaaataagaaaaaaaatatagccTATTATAAGGGATCAAATTGTACTTGCCTCAAATTAGGTAGGTTAACTGTTTAAATAACCTTTTCAATTTACAAATATAAGATATTGAaagcaaatatttaaaaactataagttatatttttaacataatataatatatttattataaatatttatttaagtttatTCCACTAATATATGAAGGTAATATTTTTATGCAAAAGGATGTGTGAATTAAGAGAACAAGAATATGACTATTTTGATACAATAATGAATAAAAGTCTTATGGGAATGGCAAAAATACATAATAGTTTAATTGCATTAGAAGAATGTAATGCAATCTTACGTAAAGATTATGCAAATATGATTGGGAAGGTATGTAATTTGTCATGATTAAATAAAGATTTTAATTACGATATTATATGGCATTATAATAATAGGTTAAATTAATATCTGGTAGCAGAGCTGAAAATGAATTGATATATCCAGGAGTTGTGGGTCCTGGGATGTTAACAGCTGCAGTTTTAGGAAATACCTTTTCTGCACCTTCTGTTGATAATATATTAAGAGTTATTGAAGAAGTTGGATTTGATTACACTGAAGgtaataagatataattatataataagatattattttatattattaaataattaaataaaatatatatatacaggtatattgttaattatagaaaattatgCAGAATATTCTATAAACTTTAATTTGGCAAAATTATATGCTGAACTAAAAGGGTATGTTGTTAGactaataacaataaatagcaGTGATATGCTTTATTTTGGTAATAGTGTAAAAGAACATAATCTTTTACCTACACTTTTTATATGTAAAATAGCTGGAGCTATGTCAGAAGAAGGAAAATGTTTAGATGAGATCTATTCTTTTTGTAATTCTATTACAAATAGTGGAGAAATAGTACTTTTAAAAACAGGTTAcacaattttctttaaattaaattgtctaataatataatataaagaaaagattatattttacagataattattttgaaaatataattcataaagGATATAAATTGGAAATGTTTCCAAATTTAGTTAAACAAGTACTCAAACCACTGatagatatattaaatataacatCACAAAATCAAACTAAAACAGATATACATGAAACCAAAAAGTTTTGTATTGGTCATGAGGTTGCAATTATAATAAGTAACTTTGGTATAAAAGAACTAGACATTTGAAAATTTTGCTTATCTTTTAAACCCTGTTACCTTGAAACATTTTCTATTCCTTAGGTTGCGGTCAAATACAAGGAAACATATTTATCTTAGAACTTTTGCAACAAATagaaataaatggattaaaactaaaaagaatatatatgaaagaatttatgaaatattcaaatagtAATGGTTTTCACATTTGTCTATTAAATCTTTCATTCAAtacaatattaattaaatatttagatTTTCCAACATTTGTATCTACTTGGCCAGTAGCATTAGGTTTAGAGGCAATAGAAACTAAAAAGGTATTGTAAAATTTATGGAATTAGCTTCTTctctatttttcaatttatattatattttaacttgaaactaaaattaatttctagcatgacaaaacaaaattaattacattaaaaAAGGACCATAAGGTAATTACATTCTATTAGTGCattatggaagatgtagtataATAAAATCTCAATGAATGTGTAGAATATGGActggaatattttaaatttacaaGGACCAACAATGAATCATAAAACTAgtcaaacatttttattaatcaTATCAATGGCATGTGAAGCAATAATAGCATGTGAAAGACAATTGAATATAATGGATCAAAAATATGGCAATGGAAATTATGGTACAAGTCTTGCATGTGGAGCTAAAGCTATACAAAATGCTATTCAGGTTGGGTATTAAATATGTTTTAAAAAAACACACATAatggaattttaattaaaaaattttacagaaaaatgaattattgggaacaaatttatatataacatttttacaaattaGTCATATCATTCAAAAGACAGTGAGTGATATACGAGGAAggctatattttttattttttttctatattgctgaagtaagatataatatattatgtttAACTTTTCGGTTGCATATATGGTTAACTCCTTAAATGTATAATACATTTTAGGCTTTTTCAAAATATGAAAATGATAAAGAGATAACAGTAGATGTATGGTTACATGTGTTAATTACTGCAAATAAAGCAATTGAACAATTTAAAGCATCCTCTGTAGGTGACCAAACTCTATTAACGACTTTAACAGCAGTACAGATAGATTTACAAAATGCATTAAGTAGAAATGTGGATCCTATTGATGCATTTGGAATAGCTGTGAAAGCCGCTGAAAATTTTACTACAAATGTTTTGTATACA
Above is a genomic segment from Bombus vancouverensis nearcticus chromosome 1, iyBomVanc1_principal, whole genome shotgun sequence containing:
- the LOC117153346 gene encoding dynein regulatory complex subunit 3 isoform X2 — encoded protein: MQSSTYICICTVIIVHLILYRIFMKYLKMMIEEDVPTILQEFVQPRVINQDMLINLAIEQGPKGEAGKLFYEDGIKLDEIKEIRIEFLNILKLDYLWVMPNLMTLKLSNNIIEKIENLNALVNLKELDLSFNRIKIMENLNNLTKLEILLLFNNEIREIENIDELCHLTIFSIGNNIITDTKHVLYLRKFKKLRSLNMSGNPCTKEDGYLHYVFAFLPQLIYYEYKMITNEQRKDATEKHYRTLNTLEEAEMKEQEELDAQQKYEKKLAILTAAYVEHLDGDYLFHQMFEDDKGKDLSIVTDDTQNAHEEYKKNFTAICEEFCEIGLKEHNKRMNEINLYNIAVNEGKTISENQGRMIVNEVLRRKTDALATVKQLLKKLVGDVDTATLENVTEIAQQYSEEFSDMVTDAWTRLMSIEVDLHEQMEDINEVFRINISDMVDSFLTTARGYFSQLRNCEAEYNDTINGLILYFLSGIGDDAKMPRHLLNLCEDKDMLNYNLNNSHERHLQIIDVREDIMINRLKNWVEEYSEQLIRHESERSSQQILEISHFADSQQQEFLQVLQQLNLNVDDSEIILALDE
- the LOC117153346 gene encoding dynein regulatory complex subunit 3 isoform X1, yielding MQSSTYICICTVIIVHLILYRIFMKYLKMMIEEDVPTILQEFVQPRVINQDMLINLAIEQGPKGEAGKLFYEDGIKLDEIKEIRIEFLNILKLDYLWVMPNLMTLKLSNNIIEKIENLNALVNLKELDLSFNRIKIMENLNNLTKLEILLLFNNEIREIENIDELCHLTIFSIGNNIITDTKHVLYLRKFKKLRSLNMSGNPCTKEDGYLHYVFAFLPQLIYYEYKMITNEQRKDATEKHYRTLNTLEEAEMKEQEELDAQQKYEKKLAILTAAYVEHLDGDYLFHQMFEDDKEGKDLSIVTDDTQNAHEEYKKNFTAICEEFCEIGLKEHNKRMNEINLYNIAVNEGKTISENQGRMIVNEVLRRKTDALATVKQLLKKLVGDVDTATLENVTEIAQQYSEEFSDMVTDAWTRLMSIEVDLHEQMEDINEVFRINISDMVDSFLTTARGYFSQLRNCEAEYNDTINGLILYFLSGIGDDAKMPRHLLNLCEDKDMLNYNLNNSHERHLQIIDVREDIMINRLKNWVEEYSEQLIRHESERSSQQILEISHFADSQQQEFLQVLQQLNLNVDDSEIILALDE
- the LOC117153478 gene encoding TOM1-like protein 2 isoform X1, encoding MSFFGVNVNPFSTPVGQKIEQATDGSLPSENWSLNMEICDIINETEDGPRDAIKAIKRRLNQAAGKNYTIVMYTLTVLETCVKNCGKRFHSLACSREFVQELVKLIGPKNEPPTAVQEKVLSLIQTWADTFRHQPHTQGVVQVYQELKVKGIQFPMTDLDAMAPIITPERSVPESEQNIMNVPTVEQQSVTSVTPQVQQLQNQSSGQVAILNEQQMAKIQSELDVVQGNMRVLSEMLAYFTSSDQNNSQQPDPADLELLTELHSTCKAMQERVVDLIGKLAHDEMTAELLRINDELNNLFLRYSRYTKNKAVAASTILAQTIGHPPNIDSASSINKQEADSLIDLSDETDTLEKKMTEIGIADNIDQNRIDRKEKKEGDSDEFDMFAQSRNTSYETAKNSGSKYEDNLEQVSGGSLSTAILNRNNPKYPQQTASTAASTTATSLNRESEFNEMAAWLDHTPGAHGDQESLTSSEFERFLAERAAAAEALPTLPTTTTSTGNTTNSENSNIQRQINKDQDKSLFAL
- the LOC117153478 gene encoding TOM1-like protein 2 isoform X2, translated to MSFFGVNVNPFSTPVGQKIEQATDGSLPSENWSLNMEICDIINETEDGPRDAIKAIKRRLNQAAGKNYTIVMYTLTVLETCVKNCGKRFHSLACSREFVQELVKLIGPKNEPPTAVQEKVLSLIQTWADTFRHQPHTQGVVQVYQELKVKGIQFPMTDLDAMAPIITPERSVPESEQNIMNVPTVEQQSVTSVTPQVQQLQNQSSGQVAILNEQQMAKIQSELDVVQGNMRVLSEMLAYFTSSDQNNSQQPDPADLELLTELHSTCKAMQERVVDLIGKLAHDEMTAELLRINDELNNLFLRYSRYTKNKAVAASTILAQTIGHPPNIDSASSINKQEADSLIDLSDETDTLEKKMTEIGIADNIDQNRIDRKEKKEGDSDEFDMFAQSRNTSYETAKNSGSKYEDNLEQVSGGSLSTAILNRNNPKYPQQTASTAASTTATSPGAHGDQESLTSSEFERFLAERAAAAEALPTLPTTTTSTGNTTNSENSNIQRQINKDQDKSLFAL
- the LOC117153478 gene encoding TOM1-like protein 2 isoform X3; its protein translation is MSFFGVNVNPFSTPVGQKIEQATDGSLPSENWSLNMEICDIINETEDGPRDAIKAIKRRLNQAAGKNYTIVMYTLTVLETCVKNCGKRFHSLACSREFVQELVKLIGPKNEPPTAVQEKVLSLIQTWADTFRHQPHTQGVVQVYQELKVKGIQFPMTDLDAMAPIITPERSVPESEQNIMNVPTVEQQSVTSVTPQVQQLQNQSSGQVAILNEQQMAKIQSELDVVQGNMRVLSEMLAYFTSSDQNNSQQPDPADLELLTELHSTCKAMQERVVDLIGKLAHDEMTAELLRINDELNNLFLRYSRYTKNKAVAASTILAQTIGHPPNIDSASSINKQEADSLIDLSDETDTLEKKMTEIGIADNIDQNRIDRKEKKEGDSDEFDMFAQSRNTSYETAKNSGSKYEDNLEQLNRESEFNEMAAWLDHTPGAHGDQESLTSSEFERFLAERAAAAEALPTLPTTTTSTGNTTNSENSNIQRQINKDQDKSLFAL